TGAGGGTATACGCCATGCGCATACAACATACACCAACACCTGCCCTTATGCATATTGCTTCTAAATATGGCAGCTCGGGATACGAATAACTTGGCCAACTTGTTTGAAAATACAAATCATTGAAACTCTAACAGTCATTTTGGAACACATCGATTTTCTTCGGAACTCAGACGAAACTCTTCCGATCGAAGCCGGAATAAAATCTTGTCATGAAGCGCGAGGTGTTTCAGCAGCATTCTTCACTTTCACAAAGCTCAAGTAAATGGACCGGCCGAATTTACTGTTCGTTCGAGATCTTTGATCTGTTGTCTTATGTATAGTAtcctacaaaaacaaacactcATATGAAACTATAAGTTGTGTTTAAGAATacttaaaacatttcattgctACTTATTCACGAATATTTAGAAGCGGAAAAAAACTGCAATAGATGGTAGTTATAAAAAGCCTGACCTGTGAAGAAAACTAGATCTATAAATACCATTatcaaatgaaaatataatCTTATTCATGTgttcattaattttttaaaattaattttaacgtATTGTCAAATGTAATCTACCTATCTCTAACAACATAATTTTTCAAATAGCCTACTAAAATTACAACAGCCGATTATAATAGTACACAAAAACAATATTGACGGACAAagcaataatatttttcatgtaCCGTTGTTCCTGCAACGTAGAGCGAATTTCTGATGCCCTGACATCGGATCTTGCGTTTGTTAATTGAGCACTAAGTTCTGACAAATGATCGACAATAAAACGATGAAAATCATCACCTAAACGATGACActacaaagaagaaaaaatgtttaagagCGTAATGCACAATACAAATGGCATGTCATTCAGATATCACCCAAAAAAATTAGCAAAGGTAAAACTGAGattaaactttaaatgttATGTAGGTTATGGAGATAAACTCGACTGGTTGCTCTTTCTTCAAATACAAGTTTGCCCTTTGGCACGAATCAGTTTTTACTTTGACCAAATGTCACGGCAACAGGTTTTAATGTACTATGattgacaaaatatattgGTTCGCTTCTAAATCTAATACAAATATCCAATATCatcaacaataaataaacattttcgtTTACCTGTATTTCAAATTGTTCTGCTGGCCAGCCATGTACATGAGTAATGCTGGTGCGGTCAAAGACATCCCGCAGTGATTCCAGATATGGAAATTCTGGGGGTGGTGGTTCCCCTGGTGCAAGGTTGCTGTTATTAGACTTGTCCTGTGGTTTTCTGCGAACGTTTCGAAAAAAATTCTTCTCATTAGCATGTGGTATGCACAAAAAATGATGCATTAAAGAACTTCCAATTTGGATCAAAGTTAGAATATTAGGAAAGCGAGCAAAACGATGCTGAAACATTCAGCTACAGAAAATATTATGTCGAAATAAGTTTGCTTTCAATAGATAcaattggtttaaaaaaaatttagttgCAAACTGTACAACATAGGAGAAAAACTGATGTGATTGATCTCACCTTGATTCGTCGGACTCAAGACAGGGCCGCTTCGCAGGAGGAGCTTCATTCGATGCACTTCTTTCTGCTTCATGCTGGGGATCACGTTCTCCAGAAGCTAAAATCAACCGATACTTGATTACAAAGTTGATAGTGgcctgaaccgtgttaacccagTATAATCAGTATGTAGTAAAATTAAGAAGCAGGATATAGGATGGCACTTTAGAGTtaactttcatttttaatttctctaCAAATAATACTTGATCAGTAATCTTACGAAACAAATTGCATAATAGAAAGCATGaaattcaaaactattttaatagGATAGTTATTTCATTCATGATGTTACAACCGTTTCATATACATGAATATATTTATACAAAGGTCCGAGTTAAGAAGTTATAAcataaataacttttaaattgtGTACTTAAGGTTGGTGATAACATACTTGAACTTTTTTGATTGGCAGCAGCATTTAGAAGAAGctgaaaaactaaaaatttgaacAGAATTTACAATCTATTTTACTAGTACATCCGTTTTGCaataacacaaaatttacaagtcaaaaattgaaaacaatcaGCTGCATAAGCCGTAAACTACTACTTGGTTAACAGAACTAGCGCATAaacgaaataaaataataacacaGTGGAAGctcattaatttaaaattggacGGACCGATTAAATTACTTCAACTTGTCTGAAGTTGGTAAAATTGTGGCAAACAACTATAAAAACATCACTGGAGATGATAGATGCATTTTCAGCATCGATTAAAAGGCATGTCTGATACAAAGgtattatacaaaaatatatttactgATCTAGCCGCAATAGGCTGTTACACAAGCACTCAACATAGCACCAATAATGTCCATCTGTCACTACTGTTTATGCATTTCAACCTCAGCTTCACCTAGGCTAATTTACGAGGTTAGGGTTCATCGTCGTTGATTGTTGCTTCTCATGCTTATCTGATTCTTTGCGAATAAAGTTTGGTGATACCTGTACTAGGTTATCATAAAGTACCGTAACCTTTCTGGAGTCACCTCCCTGGACCAGGGGCGGTATTACGGCTATTTGCTCGCTCGCAATGGAGTTGTGCTCGCTACCGAGACCGTAACCAGTAGATTAACCACAAAGAAAAATGGTCTTATGATGGAACCTCTCCGTGCTTTCACTGTTTATTGAGGCAATATCATAACTATGCATAAGATTCAGCCATGGTTCATCACATTTGCATGAGGCAAGTGATGCTGTTTAGCTCGAAACtaacaaaagttaaatttaaccctatttttatacattgaaACATACCCGACTGCTTAAAAGTGAAGACATATTTATTTGTAGAACtcaaaattaagatttcatGTTTATAACCTACAACAACCCATTTACGTAGAAAACCATCACGGGGGTTTAAGTTACAAAAACgattttatgacaaatttaGAGGTAACAGACACTAGTTATGCTCAgcgaaacacaaaaacactgCAAGTTAACTGAAACTTCAACTTAAAGAGTATCGAGTTATTGCTAGTTGCTTACATGCATTCTAATAGGAAAGTTACCAAAACAAGTGAAGTTACTTTGAGTTAAcagaaattttgaatttcgGAAAGCTGAGTTAACAAGCTTTCACGGTTTAACTCTGTTTCATTCTACTCACCGCTCTGTAAACCTccttctgttttatttttgttatcatttgAAGTTGTAGCAGCTTGAGTTAACACATTTGACAATTTTCTTACAAATGCAGAAGCAGCATTTTCGTTGAGTTTGCTTTCAGCAGAACTCTTGCCATTGCTAGAGGCTAATagacaaaaaacattaataaacattaatattaaacattaaacattaaaacattaaTATTATTACATGCCTCACATAGAGTTGACAACAACATATTATTACATGCCTCACATATAGTTGACAACAACATATTATTACATGTCTCACATAGAGTTGAAAACATGTAGACGTACTACAGATTAGAGTAGATTGTTTTACAAATTCGAGCAAGTGAGCAAAAACCTTACTTTCATCGTGCAGCAGCTTTTGCGAGTTCAATGCCGTTTTCTGACAATTTATCCCTCCATTTACTCCTTTGGCTTGGTCAAGTTTTGCTTTCCCATCCCATGATGAGTAATCATAAAATTCACCAGTGGAAGGAAGATAAATATCCgttttaactaaaacttgACCATTACTACCAGATGTTGCGGTCGCAACAGATGCAGGTACATGGCAATTGGTGGTTGATGTAACTGACTGTGATGTCCTATAATCTTTGTCTGTACTAACAGATCTTTGTAAAGCATCTTTAGGGTCGCCTTTTCTGACAGACGACACGTCCCGGTAATCAACGTCTCTGTAATCGCGATCCCCAGTTGTTGCTTTCGTTCTGTAATCGCGATCGCAATAGTCTTTATGCCGATTTCGATAATCTTTATCAGCGTCTGCATGAGTATGACTGCTTGACTGGCTTTGGCCAGAAGATGATGCTTGTAATGATCGGTTGGGCTTCATATTACCTGGACAGGTAAGAAATTACAGTATGTATTTACAGGTGCACAAAGTGAAGGATGTATTACGGTGATGAAAGTATGCGTGAATTAGTGGATAAAACCAGAATTTAAAATTGGTTATGCTAATTTGTTGTCAAAAACCGAAGCAAATGCTTTAATACCACTTC
Above is a window of Clavelina lepadiformis chromosome 8, kaClaLepa1.1, whole genome shotgun sequence DNA encoding:
- the LOC143468924 gene encoding uncharacterized protein LOC143468924 isoform X1; this translates as MYGRSVSQVERYESGAKATMHQHMPSSGHRTSSHSKDKDTRKIDLNSKHKDKNAASYRGATNHVIKSSNERSKHRKAQGPLRGCGNWSEHISSSGKKYFYNNVSEVSQWEKPKDWNDSSAVDLKSRDKTKSSQKSNMKPNRSLQASSSGQSQSSSHTHADADKDYRNRHKDYCDRDYRTKATTGDRDYRDVDYRDVSSVRKGDPKDALQRSVSTDKDYRTSQSVTSTTNCHVPASVATATSGSNGQVLVKTDIYLPSTGEFYDYSSWDGKAKLDQAKGVNGGINCQKTALNSQKLLHDETSSNGKSSAESKLNENAASAFVRKLSNVLTQAATTSNDNKNKTEGGLQSVFQLLLNAAANQKSSTSGERDPQHEAERSASNEAPPAKRPCLESDESRKPQDKSNNSNLAPGEPPPPEFPYLESLRDVFDRTSITHVHGWPAEQFEIQCHRLGDDFHRFIVDHLSELSAQLTNARSDVRASEIRSTLQEQRILYIRQQIKDLERTVNSAGPFT
- the LOC143468924 gene encoding uncharacterized protein LOC143468924 isoform X2, whose amino-acid sequence is MHQHMPSSGHRTSSHSKDKDTRKIDLNSKHKDKNAASYRGATNHVIKSSNERSKHRKAQGPLRGCGNWSEHISSSGKKYFYNNVSEVSQWEKPKDWNDSSAVDLKSRDKTKSSQKSNMKPNRSLQASSSGQSQSSSHTHADADKDYRNRHKDYCDRDYRTKATTGDRDYRDVDYRDVSSVRKGDPKDALQRSVSTDKDYRTSQSVTSTTNCHVPASVATATSGSNGQVLVKTDIYLPSTGEFYDYSSWDGKAKLDQAKGVNGGINCQKTALNSQKLLHDETSSNGKSSAESKLNENAASAFVRKLSNVLTQAATTSNDNKNKTEGGLQSVFQLLLNAAANQKSSTSGERDPQHEAERSASNEAPPAKRPCLESDESRKPQDKSNNSNLAPGEPPPPEFPYLESLRDVFDRTSITHVHGWPAEQFEIQCHRLGDDFHRFIVDHLSELSAQLTNARSDVRASEIRSTLQEQRILYIRQQIKDLERTVNSAGPFT